From one Thalassobaculum sp. OXR-137 genomic stretch:
- a CDS encoding tetratricopeptide repeat-containing glycosyltransferase family protein, translated as MSQASLSLLQEGISRQRAGFPGRAARLYRRIPPDDPHYPEALSLLCTLSLEEGRTQEAEDLFERSIRANPETAAPWSNLGVVAGRLGKTGTAIACHRRSIVLSPEQTDSVIGLARLASDSTRQVLLRRALAVSPLDATANREIGEEMVARENFSAAIEWFRRLLAAHPEAAATWFSLGNALRDLKRTVDAERLYRRTLCLVPGSGNVQNNLGLLAYVQGDWAAAEAWFRSASRGDPRLAAGWSNRARALQKLERDADAIQPYKRGLLIDPTDLSAYCEIAGLLEVERWARRAMALDPVSPKPYNRMALLSTKNEGRAGVLTWLRRGAVARPNDPDAWYNIGVELSRAGDPAGAVTYGTYAIRVSDAHARAHLNTALALLALERFQEGWRAHTRRLETSEGAALRRFFGIPEWNGEAIAGRHLLVWGEQGIGDEVQFLTLAPHLQRLGARLTILTEERLRPIARRSFPDAAVPDVGPPTGRTEDHHGADLHLAMGDLPERLNLFCGGEAAPEPWIVPDADRAAALRSHLQSRHPGKRLVGITWRSIAPKTGGRRTIAPSLWRDVLAVPGVAVVSLQYGAGPEDMVAFEAEAGAPIDGSHGIDPMQDLDGLAALVAAMDLVVCPANNTVHFAGALAKPCWTLLPTRPDWRWGLTRSDSLWYPHTAVYRQERDDDWSPVMQRVASELESWRRQDT; from the coding sequence TTGAGTCAGGCCTCGCTATCCCTTCTGCAGGAAGGAATTTCGCGCCAGCGCGCCGGATTTCCCGGCCGTGCGGCCCGGCTTTACCGCCGCATCCCGCCCGACGATCCGCACTACCCCGAGGCACTCAGCCTGTTGTGCACGCTGAGCCTCGAGGAAGGCCGCACACAGGAGGCGGAGGATCTCTTTGAACGCTCGATCCGCGCCAATCCCGAAACCGCCGCGCCCTGGAGCAACCTTGGGGTCGTCGCGGGTCGTTTAGGAAAAACCGGGACCGCCATCGCCTGTCACCGTCGGTCGATCGTCCTGTCGCCGGAGCAGACCGACAGCGTCATCGGCTTGGCCAGACTTGCGTCCGACTCCACCCGACAGGTCCTGCTCAGACGGGCTCTGGCGGTGTCACCGCTCGACGCGACTGCGAACCGGGAAATCGGCGAGGAAATGGTCGCGCGTGAGAATTTCTCCGCGGCGATCGAGTGGTTCCGCCGGCTCCTCGCGGCACATCCGGAGGCAGCCGCGACGTGGTTCAGTCTGGGCAATGCGCTGCGTGACCTGAAGCGTACCGTCGACGCGGAGCGGCTGTATCGGCGCACTCTGTGTCTCGTGCCCGGCAGCGGCAACGTGCAGAACAACTTGGGGCTCCTGGCCTATGTACAGGGCGACTGGGCTGCCGCCGAAGCGTGGTTCCGGTCCGCCAGTCGCGGCGATCCCCGATTGGCGGCCGGGTGGTCCAACCGGGCGCGTGCGTTGCAGAAGCTGGAGCGGGACGCCGATGCGATCCAGCCCTACAAGCGTGGCCTGTTGATCGATCCGACCGACCTCTCGGCCTATTGCGAGATCGCGGGGTTGCTGGAGGTCGAGCGCTGGGCCAGGCGCGCCATGGCGCTCGATCCGGTCTCGCCCAAGCCGTACAACCGGATGGCACTGCTCTCGACGAAGAACGAGGGGCGTGCCGGCGTCCTGACGTGGTTGCGTCGCGGCGCCGTGGCCAGGCCGAACGATCCGGATGCCTGGTACAACATTGGCGTCGAACTCAGCCGCGCCGGCGATCCGGCAGGGGCGGTCACCTACGGCACCTACGCGATCCGGGTCAGCGACGCCCATGCTCGAGCCCATCTCAATACCGCCCTGGCCCTGCTGGCCCTCGAGCGGTTCCAGGAAGGGTGGCGGGCGCACACCCGTCGCCTGGAAACGTCGGAAGGTGCCGCCCTCCGGCGGTTCTTCGGCATTCCGGAATGGAACGGCGAGGCCATCGCCGGCCGGCACCTGCTGGTGTGGGGCGAACAGGGCATCGGCGACGAGGTTCAGTTCCTGACCCTGGCCCCGCATCTGCAGCGGCTTGGCGCCCGGCTGACGATCCTGACCGAAGAGCGGCTGCGCCCGATCGCCCGGCGCAGCTTCCCGGACGCGGCGGTGCCGGATGTCGGCCCGCCGACCGGCCGGACGGAGGACCACCACGGGGCCGACCTGCACCTGGCCATGGGCGATCTGCCGGAGCGTCTGAACCTGTTCTGCGGCGGCGAGGCGGCGCCGGAGCCCTGGATCGTCCCCGATGCCGACCGGGCCGCCGCGTTGCGGTCGCACCTGCAGTCCCGGCACCCCGGCAAGCGGCTGGTTGGGATCACCTGGCGGTCGATCGCGCCGAAGACCGGCGGCCGTCGCACGATCGCGCCCTCCTTGTGGCGTGATGTCCTGGCCGTGCCGGGGGTGGCGGTGGTGTCTCTGCAATACGGCGCCGGTCCGGAGGACATGGTGGCGTTCGAGGCCGAGGCCGGTGCCCCGATCGACGGCAGTCACGGTATCGACCCGATGCAGGATCTCGACGGGCTGGCGGCCCTGGTTGCCGCGATGGATCTGGTGGTCTGTCCGGCCAACAACACCGTGCATTTCGCCGGCGCCCTGGCAAAGCCGTGCTGGACCCTGCTGCCGACCCGACCGGACTGGCGCTGGGGCCTCACCCGGTCTGATTCGCTCTGGTATCCGCACACCGCGGTTTACCGGCAGGAGAGGGACGACGACTGGTCGCCTGTCATGCAGCGGGTCGCCAGCGAGCTGGAAAGCTGGCGGCGGCAAGACACCTGA
- a CDS encoding acylneuraminate cytidylyltransferase family protein, which yields MTTDLRPDTTGDNDRVIALIPARGGSKGLPSKNIRPLAGRPLIAHSVRHAIESGVCDRVLVTTDDEAIRAAAEEAGAWTPFLRDGALAQDLTPTEPVLTDALTRAEALDGPFGIVVFLQPTDIFRKPAWIAQAVETVKRNRALDSCFVANKTHKNFWTQQPDGSWKRVYDWMGVYGPRQTRTPLYREDTGLASALRAALIRAGRRTGDHAEIIPIDSTAAGIDIHDPFDFYLAEKALEWFETHEMD from the coding sequence ATGACCACCGACCTGCGCCCGGACACCACCGGCGACAACGACCGGGTCATCGCGCTGATCCCGGCGCGCGGCGGCTCCAAGGGCCTGCCGAGCAAGAACATCAGGCCGCTCGCCGGCAGGCCGCTGATCGCCCATTCGGTCCGCCACGCCATCGAGAGCGGGGTCTGCGACCGGGTGCTGGTGACCACCGACGACGAGGCGATCCGGGCCGCCGCCGAAGAGGCCGGGGCCTGGACGCCGTTCCTGCGTGACGGCGCGCTGGCCCAGGACCTCACGCCGACGGAGCCGGTGCTGACCGACGCCCTGACCCGGGCGGAGGCGTTGGACGGTCCGTTCGGCATCGTGGTGTTCCTGCAGCCGACCGACATTTTCCGCAAGCCGGCGTGGATCGCCCAGGCGGTGGAGACGGTGAAGCGCAACCGCGCCCTGGATTCCTGTTTCGTCGCCAACAAGACCCACAAGAACTTCTGGACCCAGCAGCCCGACGGCTCCTGGAAACGGGTCTACGACTGGATGGGGGTCTACGGCCCGCGCCAGACCCGGACGCCGCTGTACCGGGAGGATACCGGCCTCGCCTCGGCCCTGCGCGCGGCCCTGATCCGTGCCGGGCGACGGACCGGCGACCATGCAGAGATCATTCCGATCGACAGCACCGCCGCCGGGATCGACATCCACGATCCGTTCGACTTCTACCTGGCGGAAAAGGCGCTGGAGTGGTTCGAGACCCACGAGATGGATTAA
- a CDS encoding NTP transferase domain-containing protein codes for MTASAQPTPLVVIPVLSAAPSTPRLLTPIRGRSSLWRTLDSAAADLPASPIVVTTDDDAIRNSVGQYGGRITAHARTARGYTQAVADVVEEYGAEIVVIVEPTHPFRPRGLIRRTAENLCARDHLDSVVCVRRFTANLWRRTSDGEILALDEGRDGQDAEYFQEMVGLALAVRASLIRKNRRLGDAVGFEVLEHAWALADVRDDQSFAAAEALADTLIRMEEIAR; via the coding sequence GTGACCGCGTCCGCGCAACCTACCCCTCTGGTCGTCATTCCCGTGCTGTCGGCGGCGCCCAGCACGCCGCGCCTGCTCACGCCGATCCGCGGCCGCTCCAGCCTCTGGCGCACCCTGGACAGCGCCGCGGCCGACCTACCCGCCTCCCCCATCGTCGTCACCACCGACGACGACGCCATCCGCAACTCGGTCGGGCAGTATGGTGGCCGGATAACCGCCCATGCCCGAACCGCCCGGGGCTATACCCAGGCGGTGGCGGATGTGGTGGAAGAATATGGGGCGGAGATCGTGGTGATCGTTGAGCCGACCCATCCGTTTCGGCCGCGCGGCCTGATCCGGCGCACCGCGGAAAATCTCTGTGCCCGGGACCATCTCGACAGCGTGGTCTGCGTGCGCCGCTTCACCGCCAACCTCTGGCGACGGACATCCGATGGCGAGATCCTGGCCCTGGACGAGGGGCGCGACGGCCAGGACGCCGAGTATTTCCAGGAGATGGTCGGCCTGGCCCTCGCCGTCCGGGCGAGCCTGATCCGCAAGAATCGGCGGCTCGGCGATGCCGTCGGATTCGAGGTGCTGGAACACGCCTGGGCACTGGCCGATGTGCGCGATGACCAGAGTTTCGCCGCCGCCGAGGCCCTGGCCGACACGCTGATCAGGATGGAGGAGATCGCCCGATGA